One window of the Bacteroidales bacterium genome contains the following:
- a CDS encoding Lrp/AsnC family transcriptional regulator: protein MRSIDNIDFQILNLLQKDARIAAKEIANKLNLTITPIYERIKKLEKLGYIKKYIALVDNKKIDKGLIIFISVSLSRHTKDIVENFIKEIKKLNEVMECYYISGNADFLLKVYCKDMQDYHNFITNKFSVIENITQFYSSFVMSEAKIETAFKLI from the coding sequence ATGAGATCTATTGATAACATTGATTTTCAAATTCTTAATTTACTTCAAAAAGATGCAAGAATAGCTGCTAAAGAAATTGCAAATAAACTCAACCTTACGATAACTCCTATTTACGAGAGAATTAAAAAACTTGAGAAACTTGGATATATTAAAAAGTATATAGCTTTAGTTGATAATAAAAAAATTGATAAAGGTTTAATAATATTTATTTCTGTATCATTGAGCAGGCATACAAAAGATATTGTTGAAAATTTTATAAAAGAAATTAAAAAATTAAATGAAGTTATGGAATGTTACTATATTTCGGGGAATGCAGATTTTCTTTTAAAAGTATATTGTAAAGATATGCAGGATTATCATAATTTTATTACAAATAAATTCTCGGTAATTGAAAATATAACACAATTTTATAGCTCATTTGTTATGTCGGAAGCTAAAATTGAAACTGCTTTTAAACTAATATAA
- a CDS encoding pyridoxal-phosphate dependent enzyme, producing the protein MRKTKEQVLENTIKRCREKKIIIPTYKQMINPELIPDKIKSNLKNIGLWDLNSLNMFRITWKNEAVKFGGGFGNVNYIELPSELTGVKARIMMLVGKFFPTGSHKVGATFGPLVEKLISGTFDPTTQKALWPSTGNYCRGGAYDSYLLGCDSIAVLPEEMSQERFDWLHKVGAEVFATPGCESNVKEIYDKTKELLAERGDSIVNLNQFSEIGNPLWHYAVTGAAMEEVYNLEKNDKSRFSAIFLTQGSAGTLGSADYIREIHPQVKVCAGEALQCPTLLYNGYGGHRIEGIGDKHVPWIHNMKNMDMVAGIDDEPNMYIMRLFNEPEGKKYLIEEKGVDPEIVNKLDLLGISSIANLMGAIKMAKYYEMNENDVIFTVATDSMEMYQSRLIEEAEKFGKYTAHNAELTFVADLMGLTIDNMIEMTYYEKKRMHNLKYFTWIEQQGKTVEELNAQWYDENYWKNEYNKIEEWDKEIMEFNERTGVLKNL; encoded by the coding sequence ATGAGAAAAACAAAAGAACAAGTGTTAGAAAACACTATTAAACGTTGTAGAGAGAAAAAAATAATTATCCCTACTTATAAACAAATGATAAATCCTGAATTAATTCCTGATAAAATAAAATCGAATTTAAAAAATATAGGATTATGGGATTTGAATTCACTTAATATGTTCAGAATTACATGGAAAAACGAAGCTGTAAAATTTGGTGGTGGTTTTGGAAATGTTAATTATATTGAATTACCATCTGAATTGACAGGAGTAAAAGCAAGAATAATGATGCTGGTTGGTAAATTTTTTCCAACCGGAAGTCATAAAGTAGGTGCAACATTCGGACCTTTAGTTGAAAAATTGATTAGTGGTACTTTTGACCCTACAACACAAAAAGCTTTATGGCCGTCAACAGGTAATTATTGTCGCGGTGGAGCTTATGATTCTTACCTTTTAGGATGTGATTCAATAGCAGTATTGCCCGAAGAAATGTCACAGGAACGTTTTGACTGGTTGCATAAAGTTGGTGCTGAAGTATTTGCTACTCCAGGTTGTGAAAGTAATGTAAAAGAAATATACGATAAAACTAAAGAATTATTGGCAGAACGAGGCGATAGTATTGTAAATCTTAATCAATTTAGTGAAATAGGTAATCCTTTATGGCATTATGCTGTTACTGGTGCAGCTATGGAAGAGGTATATAATTTGGAAAAAAACGATAAAAGCCGATTTAGTGCAATATTCTTAACTCAAGGCTCAGCTGGTACTTTAGGTAGTGCTGACTATATTCGTGAAATACATCCGCAAGTTAAGGTTTGTGCCGGCGAAGCTCTTCAATGTCCTACTTTATTGTATAATGGATACGGAGGACATCGTATTGAAGGTATTGGCGATAAACATGTTCCATGGATACATAATATGAAAAATATGGATATGGTTGCCGGTATTGACGATGAACCTAACATGTACATTATGAGATTGTTTAATGAACCTGAAGGTAAAAAATATCTAATCGAAGAAAAAGGTGTTGACCCTGAAATAGTTAATAAACTTGATTTATTAGGAATATCATCAATAGCTAATTTAATGGGTGCAATTAAAATGGCGAAATATTACGAAATGAACGAAAACGATGTTATTTTCACTGTTGCTACTGACTCAATGGAAATGTATCAATCCCGTTTAATTGAAGAAGCCGAAAAATTTGGAAAATATACTGCCCATAATGCTGAACTTACTTTTGTTGCCGATTTAATGGGATTAACTATTGATAATATGATTGAAATGACATATTATGAAAAAAAGCGTATGCATAATCTTAAATATTTTACTTGGATTGAGCAACAAGGAAAAACCGTTGAAGAACTGAATGCGCAATGGTACGATGAAAATTACTGGAAAAATGAATACAACAAAATTGAAGAATGGGATAAAGAAATTATGGAATTTAACGAAAGAACCGGTGTATTAAAGAATTTGTAA